The following coding sequences are from one Paenibacillus stellifer window:
- a CDS encoding ABC transporter permease: MWHTAMATLLRNQRSNLRAYPWTFTLGHIIDGVYLVLVSYFSYVYLIKGDIDSRFAVYTGTTDYVTFAIIGGALSLLSVSMMMNVSRALITEWREGTLETVLLSPSSRFGYFAGTVVQQLYRCMLELAAALIVGVIAGLRLPHAEFLPVLTGILLYLLSCFSMGLLLGCVMLYTRDTYFVQNTLFALTSLLCGFQFPREYLPAILRTAGEVFPLTGALQGLRQSLLTGQMPSGGSLLRVLLLSALYILIALPAERRIERRMFDRY, encoded by the coding sequence AGATCCAATCTGCGCGCTTATCCTTGGACTTTTACGTTAGGTCATATCATTGACGGCGTTTATCTGGTGCTTGTTTCGTATTTTTCATATGTGTATCTCATCAAGGGGGATATTGATTCCAGGTTCGCGGTTTATACAGGAACTACGGACTACGTGACATTTGCAATCATCGGTGGAGCGCTCAGCCTGTTATCGGTCAGCATGATGATGAACGTATCCCGGGCGCTGATTACCGAGTGGCGGGAAGGGACGCTTGAGACGGTGCTGCTATCGCCTTCGAGCCGTTTCGGCTACTTCGCAGGAACTGTCGTGCAGCAGCTCTACCGCTGCATGTTGGAGCTGGCAGCCGCTCTGATCGTCGGGGTAATTGCCGGGCTGAGGCTGCCCCATGCAGAGTTTCTGCCTGTTCTGACCGGAATTTTGCTATACCTGCTCTCCTGCTTCTCGATGGGACTTCTGCTCGGATGCGTCATGCTGTATACACGGGATACTTATTTTGTGCAAAATACACTCTTTGCGCTCACCTCGCTGCTCTGCGGATTTCAGTTCCCGAGAGAGTATTTGCCGGCCATCCTGCGAACAGCGGGCGAGGTGTTTCCGCTGACGGGTGCGCTTCAGGGTCTCAGACAAAGTCTGCTGACCGGTCAAATGCCGTCCGGCGGCAGCCTCCTCCGTGTTCTTCTGCTCTCCGCCCTCTATATTCTGATTGCTCTACCAGCAGAAAGGCGTATTGAGCGGCGGATGTTCGACCGTTACTGA